One Suncus etruscus isolate mSunEtr1 chromosome 13, mSunEtr1.pri.cur, whole genome shotgun sequence genomic region harbors:
- the GTF2E1 gene encoding general transcription factor IIE subunit 1, which yields MADPDVLTEVPAALKRLAKYVIRGFYGIEHALALDILIRNPCVKEEDMLELLKFDRKQLRSVLNNLKGDKFIKCRMRVETAADGKTTRHNYYFINYRTLVNVVKYKLDHMRRRIETDERNSTNRASFKCPVCSSTFTDLEANQLFDPMTGTFRCTFCQAEVEEDESAMPKKDARTLLARFNEQIEPIYELLRETEDVNLAYEILEPEPTEIPALKQSKDRVAATAGAAGLPGVHHKEAWTTKGPSYEDLYTQNVVINMDDQEELHRTSLEGKSAKERPIWLRESTVQGAYSSEEMKEGGIDIDTFQDRKEGRTGLDDNEEVMRALLIHEKKTSSATAGLVGSAAPGNAGNASDSESDTSESDDESPPHPAAMASHHREEDEEDDDEFEEVADDPVVMVAGRSFSYSEVSQRPELVAQMTPEEKDAYIAMGQRMFHDLFE from the exons ATGGCAGACCCAGATGTTCTCACCGAAGTTCCTGCGGCATTGAAGAGGTTAGCCAAGTATGTAATTCGTGGATTTTATGGCATTGAACATGCCCTGGCTTTGGACATCTTGATCCGGAACCCCTGTGTGAAAGAGGAAGATATGCTGGAGCTGCTCAAATTTGATAGAAAACAACTTCGTTCGGTTTTGAATAATTTAAAGGGAGACAAGTTCATCAAGTGCAGAATGAGGGTAGAGACTGCTGCAGATGGGAAAACCACTCGCCATAACTACTACTTCATTAATTACCGTACTCTTGTTAATGtggtaaaatataaattagatcACATGAGAAGGAGGATTGAAACTGATGAGCGAAATTCCACCAATCGGGCTTCCTTCAAATGTCCTGTTTGTAGTAGTACTTTTACAGACTTAGAAGCTAATCAGCTCTTTGACCCCATGACAG GAACTTTCCGCTGTACTTTTTGCCAAGCAGAAGTAGAAGAAGATGAATCAGCAATGCCCAAAAAAGATGCACGCACGCTTTTGGCAAGGTTTAATGAACAAATTGAACCCATTTATGAATTGCTACGTGAGACAGAAGATGTGAACCTAGCCTATGAAATACTTGAGCCAGAACCCACAGAAATACCAGCCCTGAAACAGAG caAGGACCGTGTAGCAGCTACTGCTGGAGCTGCTGGCCTGCCAGGTGTGCACCACAAGGAAGCTTGGACCACTAAAGGTCCCTCCTATGAGGACTTATACACTCAGAATGTTGTCATTAACATGGACGACCAAGAAGAGCTTCATCGAACCTCACTGGAGGGAAAATCTGCTAAAGAGAGACCCATTTGGTTAAGAGAGAGTACTGTTCAAGGGGCATATAGTTCTGAAGAGATGAAAGAAG gcg gtatagaTATAGACACATTTCAGGACCGGAAGGAAGGACGTACAGGGCTGGATGATAATGAAGAAGTCATGCGAGCACTCCTTATTCATGAGAAGAAGACTTCCTCTGCCACAGCTGGCTTGGTGGGATCAGCTGCTCCTGGCAACGCTGGCAATGCCAGCGACTCAGAGAGTGATACTAGTGAGTCAGACGATGAGTCCCCACCCCATCCAGCAGCTATGGCTTCGCATCACCGAGAAGAAGATGAGGAGGATGACGACGAATTTGAGGAAGTAGCAGATGACCCTGTTGTTATGGTCGCTGGTCGTTCTTTCTCTTATAGTGAAGTGAGCCAGAGGCCAGAGCTGGTTGCTCAAATGACACCAGAGGAGAAGGATGCATATATAGCAATGGGACAAAGAATGTTTCACGACCTCTTTGAGTGA